CATTTCTAACTGCAGACTTATTTTAAAAGGAAATCTTTCATTAATAAAAGGTTGTGACTTTTTACACTTTCAGGGCAGATATTTTTACTTGTCATAGCAAGAAATTCCCCAGTGTAACGACTAACGTTAATGATTGTTCCATTCAATTTGAGTGTCCCAGTGAGACACAACAGCAGACAATAGCAGACATTAGCATagtagtgttttattttattttatactgttattatttacacctgtgcttttcctgctataaCATATCCAAATGCCAGCCAGATCAGGTTGGGTGTCAGTCGGGTATCCCTCACCTAAATGTGGGCACATTACTTGGCAAAGTTCTTAATTGtagcattttatttatctgtataatgataataaaggtATGCCTGAAAAATGGCACAAACTTTGCTCTACAAATCCAAAAAATAGTATCCAAGTTTCTTCTGGTAATATCTTGCTACAATTTTATATACTCAAGAGATGTACTGTACTGGTGATTCTTCAAAAGGTGTGCTTGGTCTTTGGAATagccctgttgttgttgttgaattaaATATGCAGTGCATTGTGTGAAAGTACCTGAGGTGCGTGTAGAAGTCTCTGAGCTTCTTCTCGTAGAACTGCACAGCCTGAACCACCAGGCGCACCACCTCCTGACTGTCCCCTGGACACCTCTGGTCtaagcaggaggaagaaaaggaagaacaTAGAGGGAagtttattttaacatgaaaacactgtgaCAAGTGTTACGTAAGAAGTGAACAGATGCAAGACATCCAAACCTCTGGGTTTCTCTCTGAGTTTGCGGAACATCTCCATGGCCTTTCCTTCACTGAGGatcaaagaaaggaaaagaaaaaggtccaAGATCACAAAGCAGttattttttcagtcttttttacagtttggttAAGGCTTACAGTGTGTCCAGGGCCTCTCCACTCCTCCACGGCTGTCTCTGCACATCCACTATGTCTGGCTGCAGCtgcatcatctcctcctccagttcAGTCACCTTGGCCTGGACACCCACATGTGggttttagtctttttaaagcacatgtgaatgtttcttagacacacagaaagacaaacccTACCTGaccacagctgacagcagtTTGCTCCATCTCCCTCCAAACACACAGGAGTTTCTCTGATgctagaaaacatgaaaaaaccaACATGAGCCAATGCCAAGTTAAATAGTTTGAGACATTCAAGTGAACTTTTCGCTTGAGGTAAACAGAACAACCAATTGTTATAAATAATTACAATTAAAGTATAGACATGCAGATTTGGCAGTTCTAGTGCAAACTTCCCGCTATCTACCAACATGATTTGTAACATTGTACCGATTCCAGTGGCTGTCTGTTCCTGGTATTTGTCCATGTCTATGTGAAGGCTGGTGGTGAAGAAGTCCAACTTGGCCATGAGCCTCTGGTACATTGACACCATCTCGTTCTTCTGTTTGGACAATGAAGAGTTGTGTCTCAGCAAGCTCAtgctgaaagaaagaagaaaataaatgtgtattaaaCAGTtgatgttgtatgttgtgtgtgggAGTTAATGAACGTGTTTAGTGTATATCCTACATGGCAGCTTTCTGTCCCTGCTGCAGTCTTTGCCAGTCTTCCTTCAGGGAGCGGATGGTGTGCCACGCTTGGCCACAAGTCCTCCTCAAAGCGCTGTAAGGCAGGATGTGCTTAGGGTCGGTTTctatgacaaagacaaagaatcaGTGACACGCAAAGCAAtggatgtttgttgttttgttatctgTTACACTTTTTTTCCTACCAGGTTGTCgatacagacagaaaagaaattttCATCTACATCTATCGTCATATTTTTACTACAGGTGCTACTGACCATAAATTGTGGGTGTGTATAATGATTTCTTTGTTGGTGGTTTAGAGGTGGTAATGTGTGTACTGACTTGTGGAAATGATCATAGATTACCAAAGCAAAACTTTCACTGGAAACAGACATCCTAGTGAACACAAAATTTATTTGAGTACTCAAataatcaaacacacagcaaaaagtTTTCAAGGTGTTTAAGCCACGATTTGACTGAAATcaacagacagaagaaataaGCAGGGAAGTAGAGGTGTagaactttaatattttttgctttgctttatgTGTACTCACGGACAAAGCGTATGTTTTCTGGAAGGGTGCGAGGAGCAAACTGAGGTTCATAATTGCAGGAGGAACGATCAAACAGGAAGACCAAAGGCAAGTCGATCCGTCGCCCATCTATCTCCTACAGATGGAGATAATATTCATACTATGACTCAGTTCATTATAACATTGTGCTGTTGATTATTCTGTGAAAGTACTGTGTGCACAGTGTTTATGATATTACTGTGTAATCTATGGCACACTGTGTGGCCAGTCCATGAGCCTCCAAGGCCAACCCCGCCTCCAGCAGCAactcctgattggctgcaggAATGCTGGTGTCTTTTTCTATCCTCAGCTGCAGGTCTGCCACAGTCTCATTGTCCAACACTGAGTATGTCAGGATCTTAGCAGACATCATGTTAAGGACATGAACCAGctgaggggaaaaagaaaaaacaagtgcaCGGAGGAGAGAACAAGTAAGTGTGTGCACGCTCCAAACTCCATCAAAACTGAAATACTGGTGCATCACTTTAGACGTTAGAAATGTTGCCTTTAATTCCATGCCTTTCAATTATGTAACCCCTATATAAGCTTTGTCAACATCAgacctaaaataaaaatgaaacaaaatgaatgaattactAAATTTACCTTGAGTTGCAGTATAACCTCCAACTGGGAGAGGCAGTCGCTGGGCGTAGCATCAGGGTCTTTGCCTCTCTCCTGAGGAGACCACTTTAACATCAGCTGCAGCCATCTCTCCAGTTTTGCTAACAACAGACTGTCAAACACAAATTAACAAAATTAACTGAGATAATTAGagttttaaatgtgtatgtgtgttttggttgcAGATAAAATCACCTGTTGAGATTGTTGGGCTGCGGCAGATTTTTAGAGAAGCGGACTTCTCCAGAGAGGTCCTCATAGACGACAATATCATTGTCCTGCTTCAGCCTAAGTTTGTTGTGcctaaaaaaagacagatggagaaaagCAGTAAATAATTAGATCTGGAGttgcatatttttgtctttttatgaaaagacaatgtttgttttttttgttgacagttGCATGCCAGGAACTGGACTTAGTTTCTGCAATAACGTCAGGGAATTTTTCCTCTATGTAACCCTGACCCCCTGGAGTTTCATATCTTTCATTCATCATATTAGGGCGGCACAAGGGGCACTGACATAGGCACAACCCACATATCCTGCAATTCTTTGCTTTGGCAACCacttaatttatatttttctcgAGTGTTACAATCCAGTCACGTAACAATAATATGTCCTTGGAACTGAGCTTATCATTGCTTAACATTCATAAACATAATTGTTCAGCTCATTTTCACTCGACTAGAGCTGCAGaggtgcaaaataaaaaaaaaagagagaaacaaggtTTGAGAAAGGAGAAATGGTGCAAATTTTGACGTGCATGACCTTCAGACAGGTTTTGGAAAACACAACTTCACTTCATCCGGTACAAATTTAATTTCTTCAAATTtatgacatttgaacaaatCACCAACTTGATTCAGGTATAGGAAACGAAAGGTGGCACTACCAAGGAACAGGTTGCCAGGATGGTAAGAAAGGGCGAAATCCTGTGATGCACTCAAACGCCAAAGTCCCAAAGCTCCAGTAGTCCACAGTGACCGTATACTTCTGTCTCTCAATGAGCTCTGGAGCCTGAAAGATGGAAGGCAAAATAAGTTCAGCTGTTAAACGTCTAGAATACCGTGAGAAGATTGTGTGGAAAATGTGTCCACTTGTCTTTTCAGTACTTACTAAATACTGTAGTGTTCCCACAAATGAAGTGCAAAGGCTGCTCTGGTCCAGTTCTTTAACATAGCCGAGATCGATAATCTTGTGGATGAACTAAAAttagaggaaaagaggaaatcaaatgttaaataattagaaaaagaaaacctgaagGAATAGGTTCACAATTTGGGATATATGCTCATCCACTTTCAGGTTGGCTGTTTCTAGTTTTTCTAGATAATCTAAGATAACCAGCTGCAGGCTACTGTACTTAACAGAGAGATATTTGCAAGTGTAGCATCATCATCTCCacaactattcctttaaattctGAGGGACTTGAAAATACATGAGCATGATTTTCTGTCAATTTGTGTACAACCCCTTTTTTCAAAACTCAACATGCATGTTGGATTTACTGTTTCTCTAGTATgccagacaaaaacaagtatATAAACTTCAGTGCAGATAAGGTCTGTTTGCAGTGTGCATAGACATGAATATATAAACTCTTTAATATGTCTCGCCTTCCTTTAcataacatttttcattttcccgTGTCCTTTTACATGCTGAAGGTTTACATAATGTGATATGTTACATAACAGGAGGCCCAGGGAAAAAAAGGTAAGAGCAAGACAAACCCAAAAGTTGCCTGTAACTGAAAGGGTAAGCTAAGAGACTGAGGTTTCCACATTAAATATTCAAGAAGCAAAGTTGTGCTCAACTAGTGAGCATAAACATGTGGACACGAAAGAAACAAGTCTCCTGCACTTATTCCACATAACCCACACAGACAGCCTGTATATGTCGTCTTTGTTGTGGTTTGGGTGTATTTGTCATAACAAGATGGTTCATAGGGTATTTaactcactctcttctctccctgctGCAGCacaatgttttctggtttcagaTCTCTGTGGATGATCCTCTTCTTATGGAGGTAAGTTAGAGCCGAAGctgaaggggaaaagaaaagagtgagaAGAGTTAGAGTTACATGCATTCTAAATTATTTGCTGAAGATTCATGGATTACGCTTATATAAAAGAGGTCAGCAGTGAATTGAAACTAGAGCTTGACCCAACAGTCAGCCAAGTTCTCCATTGTTTTAgcactgtagtttattgttGGGCTCATGATGGACAGTtaagaagtaaaataataaaaatcaatgcaACAGAAGCAGAGATATTGgcttttttattccacacactCAAAtcctggtgcctacattacccagagTGCAACTTGGCCATAGATAGTTTGGTCAAAGATGCTAATGAAGCCTCAAGATCATTGCCttggagagagatgaagagctACAGAGGTGTAGTAACCTCACTTCTTTCTGACTTCACACCCAcagtatgtttttt
This genomic stretch from Larimichthys crocea isolate SSNF chromosome III, L_crocea_2.0, whole genome shotgun sequence harbors:
- the ikbkb gene encoding inhibitor of nuclear factor kappa-B kinase subunit beta, whose translation is MNRVPLQQQLSCGPWELKERLGTGGFGNVTKWQNKDTEEQIAIKQCRQELSERNKERWCLEIQIMKRLNHVNVVAAREVPEEMKKLVATDDMPLLAMEYCQGGDLRKYLNLLENCCGMREGSVLILLCDISSALTYLHKKRIIHRDLKPENIVLQQGEKRFIHKIIDLGYVKELDQSSLCTSFVGTLQYLAPELIERQKYTVTVDYWSFGTLAFECITGFRPFLPSWQPVPWHNKLRLKQDNDIVVYEDLSGEVRFSKNLPQPNNLNSLLLAKLERWLQLMLKWSPQERGKDPDATPSDCLSQLEVILQLKLVHVLNMMSAKILTYSVLDNETVADLQLRIEKDTSIPAANQELLLEAGLALEAHGLATQCAIDYTEIDGRRIDLPLVFLFDRSSCNYEPQFAPRTLPENIRFVQTDPKHILPYSALRRTCGQAWHTIRSLKEDWQRLQQGQKAAIMSLLRHNSSLSKQKNEMVSMYQRLMAKLDFFTTSLHIDMDKYQEQTATGIASEKLLCVWREMEQTAVSCGQAKVTELEEEMMQLQPDIVDVQRQPWRSGEALDTLEGKAMEMFRKLREKPRDQRCPGDSQEVVRLVVQAVQFYEKKLRDFYTHLSKTAVCRQRVMELLPKVEGVVQKMAESEQVLMSLQEKRQRELWYLLKVACSKVRSPVSGSPDGLRTPSSVPPLLTPRHSLQQFDESLVEESRTFESRLQSLLHDTIQESENSMEMLSEWTWLQGGQNFSNDLL